From Miscanthus floridulus cultivar M001 chromosome 15, ASM1932011v1, whole genome shotgun sequence, the proteins below share one genomic window:
- the LOC136506592 gene encoding uncharacterized protein — protein sequence MAATVARQPAAASMMARVDRLDLLLGYLEDMHRNGNGNASPPSATTASSPSTPAATGGHRGLVIISSDDDDSAAASTPRGSKTWRRPRPAKEVLEEAQAKGSLIDRVAFLEHRVLKMEEDMEITPADEDKASHQARAYGHDTRKEKVHDPSSRKKKGLKSLVKSCVRGNLKTKD from the exons ATGGCGGCAACGGTTGCGCggcagccggcggcggcgagcatGATGGCGCGGGTGGACCGGCTGGACCTGCTGCTGGGCTACCTGGAGGACATGCACCgcaacggcaacggcaacgcTAGTCCTCCTAGTGCTACCACCGCATCGTCGCCCTCCACCCCTGCCGCCACCGGCGGCCATCGCGGGCTCGTCATCATCAGTAGTGACGACGACGACTCCGCCGCCGCCAGCACGCCGCGGGGGAGCAAGACCTGGCGCCGCCCGCGGCCGGCCAAGGAGGTGCTGGAGGAGGCGCAGGCCAAGGGAAGCCTCATCGACCGCGTAGCCTTCCTCGAACACCGTGTGCTCAAG atggaggaggacatggagATCACACCAGCAGACGAGGACAAGGCTAGCCACCAGGCGAGAGCATATGGCCACGACACCAGGAAGGAGAAGGTGCACGATCCAAGCagcaggaagaagaaggggcTCAAGAGCTTGGTCAAGTCCTGCGTCAGAGGCAACCTCAAGACCAAGGACTAG
- the LOC136508269 gene encoding protein yippee-like At3g55890, translated as MGRLLLVSLPATGAIIYRCKHCDTHLAYDTDIVARTFRCKNGKAYLFNRIVNVNVGSKDDRMMTTGLHTVCDIFCVACGAILGWKYLVAFDKGQRYKEGKFILDRSTALAARDAAAAAHAHADRGHNHHARVTSSADDDDPSDDEDDQHM; from the exons ATGGGTCGGCTGTTGCTGGTGAGCCTCCCGGCGACGGGCGCCATCATCTACCGCTGCAAGCACTGCGACACCCACCTCGCCTACGACACCGACATCGTCGCAAGG acgTTCCGGTGCAAGAACGGCAAGGCCTACCTCTTCAACAGGAT CGTGAATGTGAATGTTGGTAGCAAGGACGACCGGATGATGACGACGGGGCTGCACACCGTCTGCGACATCTTCTGCGTCGCCTGCGGAGCCATCCTCGGCTGGAAGTACCTCGTCGCCTTCGACAAGGGCCAGAGGTACAAGGAAGGCAAGTTCATCCTCGACAGGTCCACCGCCCTCGCCGCTcgtgatgctgctgctgctgctcatgctcatgctgacCGTGGCCACAACCACCACGCTCGCGTAACAAGCTCtgctgacgacgacgatcccagcgATGACGAAGATGACCAGCACATGTGA